The Ranitomeya imitator isolate aRanImi1 chromosome 3, aRanImi1.pri, whole genome shotgun sequence genome has a window encoding:
- the IRS2 gene encoding insulin receptor substrate 2: MASPPTPGQPVLPAVGSNLNHNNNNNSSSVKKCGYLRKQKHGHKRFFVLKERGEGCPTARLEYYESEKKWRSKSAAAKRVICLDNCLNINKRADAKNKYLIALYTRDEYFAVAAENEQEQESWYRALTDLLGAGRGERDRNGCVGTGGCCCSGSASCSTNCSSHLTMSEDPNYGLITPTNAAYREIWQVNLKPRGLGQIKSLIGVHRLCLSARSISFVRLNSETPSVTLQLMNIRRCGHSDNYFFVEVGRSASTGPGEIWMQVEDNVVAQSIHETILEAMKAMKELAEFRPRSKSQSSSSNPITVPGRRHHTQLPPSQTGLPRRIRTDFPPSSSSVPINQSSRLRTASEGDNLSNRTVISSPLSPSILRAPLSRSHTLSLGGRNGKLFPAPGPLQHSRSMSMPVPRSPPSAASPVSLSSGSSGHGSASDPLIPVQPFSCNASASGSPSDTGFMSLDDYSSSPGDLSRVYLSCGSGTPDSVSDTPPHTGDMNGYMSMDKPFPGGCVCLARRLESAALDKCPRKRTYSLTTPGRQKVTTPQLSSASLDESTLIRATCKGSSGLLSSSPKTCQPYPEDYADVEIGRHEDDGYMPMSHGAVTVSSADYVPMSPASVSAPQQILHPRCCTESSAGSQEDSPDGYMLMWSGPKARPVPVHRLSPAESLSFTPDYFFMQPKNNCCCQNHTMPPQTTCSADAEPYVMMRSPISSSPHGRAARPSRLALRTLPSMSEHPPEPPSPPGGEYIHIYFGETRSQDTLPLPPPPALSDSRPQSAAGSLSSSSSGSEPQQSPISDYMNLDFGPPSPKSKVSPKLCSNSDYTEMSPRKSPPHSSPPVSSADNQTLPIDSTVSGGVQRLTLLLDQMNGGFNLHSPPPDPNRGAKVIRADPQGGRRRHSSETFSSTTQVTPVSPSFAHSPKRHSSASVENVSLRPGETLEAGECGSPMCRETSAGFQNGLNYIAIELSPEERNLLLLTQASSRGHLPALSLASMDIGPYPSIDFLGHRMKGATTVRE, from the coding sequence ATGGCCAGCCCTCCCACTCCAGGACAGCCAGTTCTCCCTGCTGTCGGCTCCAatctcaaccacaacaacaacaacaacagcagcagcgTAAAGAAGTGCGGCTATCTACGCAAGCAGAAGCATGGCCACAAGCGCTTTTTTGTGCTCAAAGAACGTGGAGAGGGATGCCCTACTGCTAGGCTGGAATACTATGAGAGTGAGAAGAAGTGGAGGAGCAAGTCTGCAGCAGCCAAAAGGGTCATTTGTCTGGACAACTGTCTTAATATTAATAAGAGAGCAGATGCTAAAAACAAGTACCTGATTGCCCTTTACACTCGTGATGAGTATTTTGCAGTGGCAGCAGAGAACGAGCAGGAGCAAGAAAGCTGGTATCGAGCACTCACGGATCTGCTTGGTGCTGGCagaggagagagagacagaaaCGGCTGTGTAGGGACTGGGGGTTGCTGCTGTTCAGGATCTGCCAGCTGCAGCACAAACTGTAGTAGCCACTTGACAATGAGTGAGGATCCAAACTATGGACTGATAACACCAACAAATGCAGCCTACAGAGAGATTTGGCAAGTAAACTTGAAGCCCAGAGGTTTGggccagattaaaagtctgattggAGTGCATCGCCTGTGCTTGTCTGCAAGAAGTATCAGTTTTGTGCGTCTAAATAGCGAAACTCCTtctgttacccttcagttgatgaaCATCCGACGATGTGGACACTCAGACAACTACTTTTTTGTAGAGGTCGGTCGATCTGCTTCCACTGGACCAGGGGAGATCTGGATGCAAGTTGAAGATAATGTGGTTGCCCAAAGCATCCATGAGACTATTTTGGAAGCTATGAAGGCCATGAAAGAGTTAGCTGAATTTAGGCCTCGTAGTAAAAGCCAGTCTTCTAGCTCGAACCCTATTACAGTTCCAGGTAGACGGCATCATACTCAGTTGCCTCCAAGCCAGACGGGACTGCCTAGAAGGATTCGTACAGATTTTCCTCCCTCTTCATCTAGCGTTCCTATCAACCAATCTTCCCGACTCCGCACTGCGAGTGAAGGAGATAATTTAAGCAACAGGACAGTTATAAGTAGTCCCTTAAGTCCTAGTATTCTCCGAGCACCACTAAGCCGTTCTCATACATTAAGCTTGGGTGGTCGTAATGGAAAATTGTTTCCTGCACCAGGACCCCTTCAGCACAGCAGGTCCATGTCCATGCCAGTTCCTCGGTCTCCACCATCAGCTGCAAGCCCAGTTAGCTTATCTTCCGGAAGCAGTGGTCATGGATCCGCATCTGATCCTCTTATTCCCGTACAGCCATTTAGTTGCAATGCTTCAGCATCTGGGTCACCTAGTGATACTGGTTTTATGTCTTTGGATGACTATAGTTCAAGTCCAGGAGACTTGTCTCGTGTATATTTGAGCTGTGGAAGTGGAACTCCAGATTCTGTATCAGATACTCCACCCCATACAGGGGACATGAATGGATACATGTCCATGGACAAACCATTTCCAGGTGGCTGTGTATGTCTGGCCCGGCGATTAGAAAGTGCAGCGCTGGACAAGTGTCCCCGAAAGAGAACGTACTCCTTAACAACCCCAGGAAGACAGAAAGTTACAACTCCACAACTTTCATCCGCTTCCCTTGATGAGTCTACTCTAATTCGTGCCACATGTAAGGGAAGTTCTGGCCTTCTGTCTTCCTCTCCAAAAACATGCCAACCCTATCCAGAGGACTATGCGGATGTGGAGATTGGGCGTCATGAGGATGATGGTTATATGCCAATGAGTCATGGGGCAGTTACTGTTTCTTCCGCGGATTATGTTCCCATGAGTCCTGCTAGTGTGTCTGCACCTCAGCAAATCCTTCATCCACGTTGCTGCACTGAGTCCTCTGCTGGTTCCCAAGAGGACTCTCCAGATGGTTATATGCTCATGTGGTCTGGTCCAAAAGCACGGCCAGTACCTGTGCATCGACTTTCACCTGCAGAGTCTTTGTCATTTACGCCTGATTATTTCTTCATGCAGCCTAAAAATAATTGTTGCTGTCAAAATCACACAATGCCACCCCAGACTACTTGCTCTGCAGATGCAGAACCATATGTCATGATGAGGTCCCCTATTTCTTCTTCTCCACATGGTCGAGCAGCTCGACCATCCCGACTTGCATTGCGCACACTTCCCAGTATGAGCGAGCATCCTCCAGAACCACCTAGCCCACCTGGAGGAGAATATATCCATATATACTTTGGAGAGACAAGGTCCCAAGATACTCTGCCTTTGCCTCCTCCACCTGCTCTTTCAGATTCTAGACCTCAATCTGCTGCTGGAAGTCTATCGTCTTCATCATCTGGGTCGGAACCTCAACAATCTCCAATTTCAGACTACATGAATCTGGACTTCGGCCCTCCATCTCCCAAGTCAAAAGTCTCACCAAAATTATGTTCAAACTCTGACTATACAGAAATGAGTCCACGGAAGTCTCCACCacattcatctcctcctgtatcctcagccGATAATCAAACCTTACCTATAGACAGTACCGTTTCTGGTGGTGTGCAGCGCCTTACTTTGCTCTTGGATCAGATGAATGGAGGCTTTAATTTGCACAGTCCTCCCCCAGATCCTAACAGGGGTGCAAAGGTAATTCGGGCAGACCCACAAGGTGGGCGCCGTCGCCACAGTTCAGAGACTTTCTCATCTACAACTCAAGTGACTCCTGTATCTCCTTCATTTGCACACAGTCCGAAGAGGCACAGCTCGGCCTCTGTTGAAAATGTGTCCCTCAGACCTGGAGAGACGTTAGAGGCCGGTGAATGTGGTAGTCCCATGTGCAGGGAAACTTCAGCTGGATTTCAGAATGGACTGAACTATATTGCCATTGAGTTGTCACCTGAAGAGCGAAACCTATTGCTGCTAACACAAGCCTCTTCCAGGGGCCACTTGCCTGCTCTCAGTCTTGCCAGTATGGACATTGGCCCTTACCCAAGCATAGATTTCCTGGGACATCGGATGAAGGGTGCCACCACTGTTAGAG